A single Dunckerocampus dactyliophorus isolate RoL2022-P2 chromosome 2, RoL_Ddac_1.1, whole genome shotgun sequence DNA region contains:
- the nfatc4 gene encoding nuclear factor of activated T-cells, cytoplasmic 4 → MGAAPGSGWEEGEFEFKLVFEEDQPRPGRGTPPVQSSMPEKGSVGPEQSEVEPADSSSRGGGGRGTDSHLAATHAGHSIRIPSPPPSANQRAGMHSPPPRRVMVKEFSGTYESLPARSVQVSESRVVECPSIQITTISPEDDPAPSNSWDMDGGGRWDRERLYLPLLDPFTYRDRCPGSLSPSPASSPSSRGWLSPASSWDSLLAEEEELNEAALHFGLSPSSRPTSPGGKKRRNSPLASPCSSRRASYSEELQGGIVEGGDSGLTSQAPLNSCELSIPQKTRKTSVEQLSPREVDQEQSLTPSSSCPLPETLQTRREPPTMGMDYLSVPPAVAWGRTRTSAHSPLFRSNALPPLDWPLPSQFDEYELRIEVQPRPHHRAHYETEGSRGAVKAIPTGHPVVKLSGYTERKPLSLQVFVGTADDRSIRPHPFYQIHRVTGKMVGTTSHERIQTGTKLLDIPLNPENHMTALIDCAGILKLRNSDIELRKGETDVGRKNTRVRLVFRTHLPLVPPAAPPGRVLALQVASLPIECSQRSAQELPVIESVSLTSCSVEGGEELLLSGTNFMPISRVLFMERGTDGKLQWEQEAHVDRDNSNECLLCMRVPPYCDLSVSRPVSVSLYVSNGKRKRSSTHCFKYIPIMFKEEDPLLSHPLTLPLEGGHSRMNTGLQVRGKPVTDEQAALGFHLPPYPSTYSPPCPSLAYQEEYGAEAAVDDPSGSCPIMSEHHPNFENLELGFTELLPPLYPRGPQPPSPSPWLDSPYLSSSPSPSHSSSLSPYPASSPISTSPLPPVPTPPCPQYSAYPQEMCPSPPVHLSPYQDMCSAPYSHYENWETPRRVQGMGHEDERDAKVQECPLELSSSATMHPITFEEVTEYIGQDLQSYPLASHMDSKQPH, encoded by the exons ATGGGGGCCGCGCCGGGCTCCGGCTGGGAGGAGGGCGAGTTCGAGTTCAAATTGGTATTTGAGGAGGACCAACCGCGGCCGGGCCGGGGGACGCCACCGGTTCAGTCATCCATGCCGGAGAAGGGCTCCGTCGGCCCGGAGCAAAGCGAGGTGGAGCCCGCTGACAGCAGCAGTAGGGGTGGAGGTGGTCGAG GTACAGACAGTCACCTTGCTGCCACTCATGCGGGCCACTCCATCCGCATCCCCAGCCCCCCaccttcagccaatcagagggctGGTATGCATTCCCCGCCTCCACGGAGAGTGATGGTCAAGGAGTTCAGCGGAACCTACGAGAGCCTGCCAGCGCGCTCTGTTCAG GTTTCAGAGTCCCGTGTGGTGGAGTGTCCCAGCATTCAGATTACCACCATCTCCCCTGAGGATGACCCAGCACCCTCCAACTCCTGGGACATGGATGGCGGGGGCAGGTGGGACAGGGAGCGTCTCTACCTCCCCTTGCTGGACCCTTTCACCTACAGAGACAGATGCCCAGGCTCGCTCAGCCccagccccgcctccagccccTCCTCCCGCGGCTGGCTCAGTCCAGCGTCCAGCTGGGACTCCCTGCTGGCAGAGGAAGAGGAGCTCAATGAGGCCGCGCTCCATTTCGGCCTCTCGCCGTCCTCCAGGCCGACTTCGCCAGGCGGTAAGAAGCGCAGGAACTCGCCCCTTGCCTCTCCGTGCTCCTCCCGCAGGGCAAGTTATTCTGAAGAGCTTCAGGGGGGCATCGTGGAGGGAGGAGACTCAGGCCTTACATCACAAGCCCCACTCAACAGTTGTGAGCTCAGCATCCCGCAGAAAACCAGGAAGACGTCTGTGGAGCAG TTATCTCCAAGGGAGGTGGATCAGGAGCAGTCCCTGACACCCAGCTCCTCCTGCCCGCTTCCAGAGACTCTACAGACCAGGAGAGAGCCCCCCACTATGGGTATGGACTACCTTTCggtgccacctgctgtggctTGGGGTCGGACACGAACCAGTGCCCACAGTCCTCTGTTCAG GTCCAACGCCCTGCCGCCACTCGACTGGCCTCTCCCCTCCCAGTTTGATGAGTATGAGCTGCGCATTGAGGTGCAGCCCCGTCCGCACCACCGGGCCCACTACGAGACTGAGGGGAGCCGAGGAGCTGTTAAGGCCATTCCGACGGGACATCCTGTCGTCAAG CTGAGCGGATACACCGAAAGGAAACCGCTTTCCCTTCAGGTTTTTGTCGGAACTGCAGACGATCGATCCATCAGGCCACATCCTTTCTATCAGATACACAG GGTGACTGGAAAAATGGTGGGCACCACAAGTCACGAGCGCATCCAGACAGGCACCAAGCTTCTGGACATCCCTCTTAACCCGGAGAACCACATGACCGCACT CATCGACTGCGCCGGGATTCTCAAGCTGAGGAACTCAGACATTGAGCTGAGGAAAGGTGAAACCGACGTCGGGAGGAAAAACACACGTGTCCGCTTGGTCTTCCGCACCCATCTTCCTTTGGTGCCCCCTGCTGCCCCGCCTGGTCGGGTCTTGGCTCTCCAAGTGGCCTCGCTGCCCATTGAATGTT CCCAGCGGTCAGCGCAGGAGCTGCCCGTCATTGAGTCGGTTAGCCTCACATCCTGTTCGGTGGAGGGTGGCGAGGAGCTGTTGCTGAGCGGCACCAACTTCATGCCCATCTCCAGGGTTCTTTTCATGGAGAGAGGTACTG ATGGGAAACTTCAGTGGGAGCAGGAGGCCCATGTGGACCGTGACAACAGCAATGAG TGTTTGCTGTGTATGAGGGTACCGCCCTACTGCGACTTGTCTGTCAGTCGTCCAGTGTCGGTCAGTCTTTACGTGTCCAACGGGAAGAGGAAACGGAGCAGCACTCATTGCTTCAAATATATCCCCA TCATGTTCAAGGAGGAGGATCCTCTACTGTCCCATCCCTTGACCTTACCTCTGGAAGGGGGTCACTCCAGAATGAACACCGGCCTCCAAGTGAGGGGTAAACCTGTGACAGATGAGCAGGCAGCCCTCGGCTTCCACCTGCCCCCCTACCCCTCCACCTACTCTCCTCCGTGCCCAAGCCTGGCCTACCAGGAGGAGTATGGCGCTGAAGCGGCGGTGGATGATCCCAGCGGGTCGTGCCCCATCATGTCCGAGCATCATCCCAACTTTGAGAACCTAGAATTGGGTTTTACCGAGCTCCTCCCCCCTctgtacccccgcggtcctcaaCCTCCATCCCCTTCCCCCTGGCTGGATTCCCCCTACCTGTCCTCCTCCCCTTCTCCCTCCCACTCCTCCTCTCTAAGTCCGTACCCAGCCAGCAGCCCCATCTCCACCTCCCCTCTGCCTCCAGTTCCCACTCCCCCGTGCCCCCAGTACTCTGCTTATCCTCAGGAGATGTGTCCCTCCCCTCCCGTCCACCTGAGCCCTTACCAGGACATGTGTTCAGCACCCTACTCCCACTATGAGAATTGGGAGACCCCAAGGAGGGTGCAGGGCATGGGTCACGAGGATGAGAGGGATGCCAAAGTCCAGGAATGTCCTCTGGAGTTAAGCAGCTCTGCCACCATGCACCCCATCACTTTTGAGGAAG TGACGGAGTACATCGGGCAAGACTTGCAGTCTTACCCGCTTGCCTCCCATATGGACAGCAAACAGCCACACTGA
- the myadmb gene encoding myeloid-associated differentiation marker homolog yields the protein MAIVLHSTPLLWTRLAALVFSCVAFSVAVHGGRLYHGTGDWCIFCWAFSFAGTLLVLLVELFGLQTRAPVSWKNFPITFACYAALLCLSASIIFPLYYLKGSMGPSQVRDYRIVSTVFSCLATIAYMSEVSISKARPGEVAGYMATAPGLLKVCETFVACIIFVFISDPVLYDRHDALKYCMSVYCICFILSAAIILLCVGECTGCLPFPFARFLSAYALLAVILYLSAAIVWPIFNFDPKHGGTKQRPSNCGITQGLCVWDKLMAVAVLTAVNFILYLADLIYSARLVFVSA from the coding sequence ATGGCTATTGTCCTCCACTCTACACCCCTCCTCTGGACCCGCCTGGCGGCGCTGGTCTTCTCCTGCGTAGCCTTCTCTGTGGCCGTCCACGGTGGGCGCCTGTACCATGGCACAGGTGACTGGTGCATCTTCTGCTGGGCCTTCAGCTTCGCTGGCACCCTGCTGGTCCTGCTGGTGGAGCTGTTTGGCCTGCAGACCCGAGCCCCCGTGTCCTGGAAGAACTTCCCCATCACCTTCGCCTGCTACGCTGCCTTGCTGTGCCTGTCCGCCTCCATCATCTTCCCTCTCTACTACCTGAAAGGCTCCATGGGGCCCAGCCAGGTGCGTGACTACCGCATCGTGTCCACAGTCTTCTCCTGCCTGGCCACCATTGCCTACATGAGCGAGGTGAGCATCAGCAAGGCGCGCCCGGGCGAGGTGGCCGGCTACATGGCCACCGCCCCCGGCCTGCTCAAGGTGTGCGAGACCTTCGTGGCCTGCATCATTTTCGTCTTCATCAGCGACCCTGTCTTGTACGACCGCCACGACGCTCTCAAGTACTGCATGTCCGTCTACTGCATCTGCTTCATCCTGTCAGCCGCCATCATCCTGCTCTGTGTGGGCGAGTGCACGGGCTGCCTGCCCTTCCCCTTCGCCCGCTTCTTGTCCGCCTACGCCCTGCTAGCCGTGATCCTCTACCTGTCGGCCGCCATCGTCTGGCCCATCTTCAACTTTGACCCTAAGCATGGTGGCACCAAGCAGCGGCCGTCCAACTGCGGTATCACACAGGGGTTGTGCGTGTGGGACAAGCTGATGGCGGTGGCTGTGCTCACGGCCGTCAACTTCATCCTCTACCTGGCCGACCTCATCTACTCCGCCCGCCTGGTGTTTGTCAGCGCTTGA
- the pex19 gene encoding peroxisomal biogenesis factor 19: MASGAGETPSGHDPELDELLDSALDDFDKPCAPLPPGPKAQSSSSSHGAEKPPPLLEDCKLFETLFEGNMATQAQQEWEKAMTELAQEEPDLLQHFQKLSEAAGKVGTDTASQQEFTSCLKETLRGLAKNADNLQTSGLAGDDLVKALEGLGLDESGEAGGGGDDGNILPIMQSIMQNLLSKEVLYPSLKEITTKYPEWLEANKASLSLEDFQRYEQQAKIMGEICLQFEKEEDKEGAFESIMDLMQKLQDLGQPPKELAGDAPPGLNFDIESLNLPGALGAGAAEQCSVM; this comes from the exons ATGGCGTCCGGAGCAGGAGAGACACCCAGTGGGCACGACCCTGAACTAGACGAATTACTGGACA GTGCGTTGGATGACTTTGACAAACCATGTGCCCCTCTGCCTCCTGGACCCAAAGCTCAATCCTCCTCTTCCAGCCATGGAGCAGAGAAG CCGCCGCCACTGCTTGAGGACTGCAAGCTCTTCGAGACGCTGTTTGAGGGCAACATGGCGACCCAAGCCCAGCAGGAGTGGGAGAAAGCCATGACCGAGCTGGCCCAGGAGGAGCCCGACCTGCTCCAGCACTTTCAAAAACTCTCAGAAGCGGCCGGCAAAGTTG GTACTGACACTGCCTCCCAACAAGAGTTCACCTCCTGCCTCAAGGAAACTCTCCGTGGCCTCGCCAAGAATGCAGACAACCTACAG ACTTCGGGACTCGCTGGAGACGATCTCGTCAAAGCTCTGGAAGGCTTGGGCTTGGACGAGAGTGGCGAGGCCGGCGGCGGCGGTGATGATGGCAACATCCTTCCCATCATGCAATCCATCATGCAGAATCTTCTTTCCAAGGAGGTGCTTTACCCGTCCCTTAAAGAGATTACGACTAAG TATCCAGAGTGGTTGGAGGCCAACAAGGCCAGTCTGAGCTTGGAGGACTTCCAGCGCTATGAGCAGCAGGCCAAGATTATGGGAGAAATCTGCCTGCAATTTGAGAAGGAGGAAGACAAGGAAGGTGCATTTGAAAGCATCATGGACCTTATGCAGAAG CTACAAGACCTTGGCCAACCTCCCAAAGAGCTAGCTGGAGACGCG CCTCCTGGCTTAAACTTTGATATAGAGTCCCTCAATCTCCCAGGAGCTCTCGGTGCCGGGGCGGCAGAGCAGTGCTCTGTCATGTGA